From Pleuronectes platessa chromosome 17, fPlePla1.1, whole genome shotgun sequence, one genomic window encodes:
- the LOC128459987 gene encoding LOW QUALITY PROTEIN: 5-hydroxytryptamine receptor 1B-like (The sequence of the model RefSeq protein was modified relative to this genomic sequence to represent the inferred CDS: deleted 2 bases in 1 codon) translates to MDARDSSEENLTAGAEDRDSNLAFQAGVAVTLALITFATTLSNAFVIATIYQSRKLHTPANFLIASLALTDLLVSILVMPISALYTVSQTWNPGRLMCDIWLSSDITCCTASILHLCVIALDRYWAITDAVEYSKKRTPGRAAGMIATAWVIAISISLPPFFWRQVKAEEVTSCNVNTDHIFYTIYSTFGAFYIPTLLLIALYGRIYVEARKRILKQSHKKPGKRLTSAHLITNSPGSVASTTSLNYGTNDASSCDTTSSCANVSQVKVTVSDALLEKKRISAARERKATKTLGIILGAYIICWLPFFIYTLLVPVCESCFHPELFDIFTWLGYLNSLINPIIYTMSNEDFKQAFHKLIRFRCCRA, encoded by the exons GAGAACCTCACGGCCGGGGCGGAGGACAGGGACTCGAACCTGGCGTTCCAGGCGGGTGTGGCGGTCACCTTAGCGCTCATCACTTTCGCCACGACGCTTTCCAACGCGTTCGTCATCGCCACCATCTACCAGTCCCGCAAGCTGCACACCCCGGCGAACTTTCTGATCGCCTCCCTGGCGCTCACGGACCTGCTGGTGTCCATCCTGGTGATGCCCATCAGCGCGCTGTACACGGTGAGCCAGACCTGGAACCCTGGG AGGTTGATGTGCGACATCTGGCTCTCCTCGGACATTACGTGCTGCACCGCCTCCATCCTCCACCTGTGCGTAATTGCGCTGGACCGCTACTGGGCCATCACGGACGCGGTGGAGTACTCCAAGAAGCGCACGCCGGGGCGCGCGGCCGGGATGATCGCCACCGCCTGGGTCATCGCCATCTCCATCTCCCTGCCGCCCTTCTTCTGGCGCCAGGTGAAGGCGGAGGAGGTGACGAGCTGCAACGTGAACACGGACCACATCTTCTACACCATCTACTCCACCTTCGGCGCCTTCTACATCCCCACTCTGCTGCTCATCGCGCTGTACGGGAGGATCTACGTGGAAGCCCGCAAGCGCATCCTAAAGCAGTCGCACAAGAAGCCGGGGAAGAGGCTCACCTCCGCGCACCTCATCACCAACTCGCCCGGGTCGGTGGCCTCCACCACGTCCCTCAACTACGGCACCAACGACGCCTCCTCCTGCGACACTACCTCCTCGTGCGCCAACGTGAGCCAAGTCAAAGTCACTGTGTCCGACGCGCTGCTGGAGAAGAAGCGCATCTCCGCCGCCAGGGAGAGGAAGGCCACCAAGACTCTGGGCATCATCCTCGGAGCCTACATCATCTGCTGGCTGCCCTTCTTCATCTACACGCTGCTAGTGCCTGTGTGCGAGTCCTGCTTCCACCCGGAGCTGTTCGACATCTTCACCTGGCTGGGTTACCTCAACTCCCTCATCAACCCCATCATCTACACCATGTCCAACGAGGACTTCAAGCAGGCCTTCCACAAACTGATCCGGTTCAGATGCTGCAGGGCCTGA